The following are from one region of the Heliangelus exortis chromosome 2, bHelExo1.hap1, whole genome shotgun sequence genome:
- the C2H9orf152 gene encoding uncharacterized protein C9orf152 homolog — MKEMSCFCTTFSSLLEQMVKAYKYMTGIFSVTHTSEQQAPDQDKQPTKMDVSFLEEQYDHIKQKQKLQSHIIVFKTGEHEPVLPESMVNPVLINKKVGRSKSLKEYIPVRKVRLETTSSGNIQENSPWRIHLGIHRLVQAPCQGVTWDLSHCKKGPCSFDSQRLLSQGNITLQPEELDEASELPALSQLGSSSMGNSFSKGNSSDASSPCQKPALKSATSAVWTHHHIPCTKCLPACNKLNFYPFPNKKGPRISEAARKLGLYVSQ; from the exons ATGAAGGAAATGTCTTGCTTCTGCAcgactttttcttccttgttggAACAGATGGTGAAGGCTTACAAATACATGACTGGTATTTTTTCTGTGACTCATACCTCAGAGCAACAGGCTCCAGATCAGGATAAGCAGCCAACCAAGATGGATGTAAGCTTCCTTGAGGAGCAATATGACCatataaaacagaagcaaaaactGCAGTCACACATTATTGTATTTAAAACAG GTGAACATGAACCTGTTCTCCCAGAATCAATGGTCAATCCAGttctaattaataaaaaagttGGAAGATCAAAGTCACTCAAAGAGTACATTCCTGTCAGAAAGGTCAGACTGGAGACAACCAGCAGTGGCAACATCCAAGAGAACTCACCGTGGCGCATCCACCTGGGAATTCACCGCCTGGTGCAAGCCCCTTGTCAAGGAGTTACCTGGGATCTTTCCCACTGCAAGAAGGGGCCATGCAGTTTTGACAGTCAGAGGCTCCTTTCCCAGGGAAACATCACACTGCAACCTGAGGAATTAGATGAAGCAAGTGAACTACCTGCACTCAGTCAGCTGGGAAGTTCCAGCATGGGGAACAGTTTCAGTAAAGGGAACAGCAGTGATGCTTCAAGCCCCTGCCAAAAGCCTGCTCTGAAATCAGCCACTTCAGCAGTTTGGACACATCACCATATTCCTTGTACAAAATGCTTGCCAGCCTGCAATAAACTGAACTTTTACCCTTTCCCCAATAAGAAAGGGCCCAGAATATctgaagcagcaagaaagcTTGGATTATATGTCTCACAATGA